The Mycolicibacterium lutetiense genome window below encodes:
- a CDS encoding S9 family peptidase: protein MTAFDDLDDYFALPRVSGLAVSPDGSRLVTTVSTLNDKRTEFLSAIWELDPAGLEPARRLTHGLKGESAPVFTTHGDLLFLAVRPGEDEGKPPAALWRLPASGGEAFEVLAMPGGVTAAVSARAADATVVTAPLLPSSAGVDDDKARREARKENKVSAILHTGYPIRQWDHDLGPDQPHLFDLGADSDGRRDLTADPGAALREATFDLSADGGFVVTSWQVPGPGSAMRWTLVRIDRATGERTKIAEEPGADLEHPVIAPDGHALAFTRETHSTPDSPPRITLSRMRFGEDPVELTADWDRWPSSVAWTPDSSALIVTADDGGRGPIFSVDPASGAVTRLTDDDFTYSDVRPAPGGVIYALRSSYAVPQHPVRIDADGTVTELPCVDAPALPGTLTEVTATAADGTPIRSWLTLPAGDEPAPLVLWIHGGPLGSWNSWHWRWNPWLLTAQGYAVLMPDPGLSTGYGQDFIARGWGAWGGEPYTDLMAATDAACAHPRVDASRTAAMGGSFGGYMANWIAGHTDRFDAVVSHAGLWALDQFGPTTDGAYWWAREMTEQMTHQNSPHRSVGEIATPMLVIHGDKDYRVPIGEALRLWYELLTYSGLPADDNGESPHRFLYYPTENHWVLAPQHAKIWYQVVTAFLGEHLRGEPARPPELLG, encoded by the coding sequence ATGACGGCCTTCGACGATCTCGACGACTACTTCGCCTTGCCCCGGGTATCAGGTCTAGCGGTGTCGCCGGATGGTTCGCGGCTGGTCACCACGGTCAGCACGCTCAATGACAAGCGCACCGAATTTCTCAGTGCCATATGGGAATTGGACCCTGCAGGACTGGAGCCGGCGCGCAGGCTGACCCACGGACTCAAAGGAGAGTCCGCGCCGGTGTTCACCACTCACGGTGATCTGTTGTTCCTGGCGGTGCGTCCCGGCGAAGACGAGGGCAAGCCGCCCGCGGCCCTGTGGCGTCTCCCCGCGAGCGGTGGCGAGGCATTCGAGGTGCTGGCGATGCCCGGAGGCGTCACCGCGGCCGTGAGTGCCCGCGCCGCCGACGCGACGGTGGTGACCGCGCCTCTGCTGCCGTCATCGGCCGGAGTCGACGACGACAAGGCGCGGCGGGAGGCGCGCAAGGAAAACAAGGTGTCGGCGATCCTGCACACCGGTTACCCGATCCGGCAGTGGGACCACGACCTCGGCCCGGACCAACCCCACCTCTTCGACCTCGGCGCCGACTCCGACGGGCGGCGGGACCTGACCGCCGACCCGGGCGCGGCGTTGCGGGAGGCGACCTTCGACCTCAGCGCCGACGGCGGATTCGTGGTGACGTCCTGGCAGGTGCCGGGCCCGGGCTCGGCAATGCGGTGGACCCTGGTGCGTATCGACCGGGCCACCGGGGAGCGCACCAAGATCGCCGAAGAGCCCGGAGCGGACCTGGAACACCCGGTGATCGCGCCGGACGGCCACGCCCTGGCCTTCACCAGGGAGACCCATTCCACCCCGGACTCGCCGCCGCGGATCACGCTGAGCCGCATGCGGTTCGGTGAAGATCCCGTGGAGCTGACGGCGGACTGGGATCGGTGGCCGTCCTCGGTGGCGTGGACGCCGGATTCGTCGGCGCTGATCGTGACGGCCGACGACGGTGGCCGCGGTCCGATCTTTTCCGTCGACCCCGCCTCGGGGGCGGTGACTCGACTGACCGACGACGACTTCACCTACTCCGACGTCAGGCCCGCACCCGGTGGCGTGATCTATGCGTTGCGCAGCTCGTACGCTGTGCCGCAGCATCCTGTCCGCATCGATGCCGACGGCACTGTCACCGAATTGCCGTGCGTCGACGCGCCCGCATTGCCCGGCACGCTGACCGAGGTGACCGCGACCGCGGCCGACGGCACCCCGATCAGGTCCTGGCTCACCCTGCCCGCCGGGGACGAGCCGGCCCCGCTGGTGCTGTGGATTCACGGCGGGCCGTTGGGCAGCTGGAACAGCTGGCACTGGCGGTGGAACCCGTGGCTGCTCACCGCACAGGGATACGCGGTGCTGATGCCGGATCCGGGGCTGTCCACTGGCTATGGACAAGACTTCATCGCCCGCGGCTGGGGCGCCTGGGGTGGCGAGCCCTACACCGACCTGATGGCCGCCACCGATGCCGCGTGCGCACATCCACGTGTCGATGCATCGCGGACCGCCGCGATGGGCGGCTCGTTCGGTGGCTACATGGCCAATTGGATCGCCGGGCACACCGATCGGTTCGATGCGGTCGTCTCCCATGCCGGCCTGTGGGCGCTGGACCAGTTCGGGCCTACCACCGATGGTGCGTACTGGTGGGCTCGTGAAATGACCGAGCAGATGACACATCAAAATTCGCCGCACCGGTCCGTCGGTGAAATCGCTACTCCGATGCTGGTCATCCACGGCGACAAGGACTATCGCGTTCCGATCGGCGAGGCGCTGCGGCTGTGGTACGAGCTGCTGACCTACTCGGGTCTGCCTGCTGATGACAACGGTGAAAGCCCACACCGGTTCCTGTATTACCCGACCGAGAACCACTGGGTGCTGGCCCCGCAGCACGCCAAGATCTGGTACCAGGTGGTCACCGCGTTCTTGGGCGAGCACCTACGCGGCGAACCGGCGCGGCCGCCGGAACTGCTCGGGTAG
- a CDS encoding saccharopine dehydrogenase family protein: MTQREFDLVLYGATGFVGKLTAEYLARAGGPARIALAGRSEERLRAIRDGLGPGAQSWPLLTADATDPASLDAMAARTQVVVTTVGPYARYGMPLVAACAAAGTDYADLTGETTFIRDSIDLYHKQAVDTGARIVHSCGFDSVPSDLTVYALHRRATADDAGQLCDTNLVVRTFAGGVSGGTVASMLELLDTLSSDPEARALMNDPYTLSPDRAAEPELGAQPDVRWRRGGEIAPELAGYWTGAFAMAAPNSRIVRRSNALLDYAYGRRFEYAEQMSVGRSVVAPLAAAAMTGSNAFTLGVGGRYFNRLPRRLVERLVPKPGTGPSERTRERGHYCIETYTTTTSGARYVATIAQQGDPGYKATAVLLGECGLALATDRDALSELRGVLTPVAAMGDALMTRLPAAGVTLETAALG; this comes from the coding sequence GTGACCCAGCGTGAGTTTGATCTGGTGCTTTACGGCGCCACGGGATTCGTCGGCAAGCTGACCGCGGAGTATCTCGCCCGAGCCGGGGGACCGGCCCGGATCGCCCTGGCCGGCCGCTCCGAGGAGCGACTGCGGGCCATCCGCGACGGACTGGGACCCGGTGCGCAATCGTGGCCGCTGCTGACCGCTGACGCGACCGACCCGGCCTCCCTCGACGCGATGGCCGCGCGTACCCAGGTCGTGGTGACCACGGTGGGGCCCTACGCCCGCTACGGCATGCCGCTGGTGGCCGCCTGCGCCGCGGCCGGGACCGACTACGCCGATCTCACCGGTGAGACGACCTTCATCCGCGACAGCATCGATCTGTATCACAAGCAGGCGGTCGACACCGGTGCGCGAATCGTGCATTCGTGCGGATTCGATTCGGTGCCATCCGATCTCACCGTGTACGCACTCCATCGGCGAGCTACCGCAGACGACGCGGGCCAACTCTGTGACACCAACCTGGTGGTGCGTACCTTCGCCGGCGGTGTGTCCGGCGGCACCGTCGCCTCGATGCTGGAACTGCTCGACACGCTGTCGTCGGATCCAGAGGCCAGGGCGCTGATGAACGATCCCTACACCCTCAGCCCGGACCGTGCGGCCGAGCCCGAACTGGGTGCTCAGCCCGATGTCCGGTGGCGTCGCGGCGGTGAGATCGCGCCCGAGCTTGCCGGGTACTGGACCGGGGCTTTCGCCATGGCGGCGCCCAACAGCCGAATCGTGCGGCGCAGCAACGCATTACTGGACTATGCCTATGGTCGCCGCTTCGAGTACGCCGAGCAGATGAGCGTGGGCCGGTCGGTGGTGGCGCCGTTGGCCGCCGCGGCGATGACCGGGTCCAACGCCTTCACTCTCGGTGTGGGGGGCCGCTACTTCAACCGGTTGCCCCGCCGACTGGTCGAGCGCCTTGTGCCCAAACCCGGAACCGGTCCCAGTGAGCGGACCCGCGAGCGCGGCCACTACTGCATCGAGACGTACACGACCACCACATCGGGTGCCCGCTATGTGGCAACCATCGCTCAGCAAGGAGATCCCGGATACAAGGCGACAGCAGTGTTGCTCGGGGAGTGCGGACTTGCGCTGGCTACCGACCGTGATGCCCTCTCGGAGCTGCGGGGCGTGCTGACGCCGGTGGCCGCGATGGGCGATGCGCTCATGACCCGGCTACCGGCCGCCGGCGTGACGTTGGAAACCGCTGCCCTGGGCTGA
- a CDS encoding DUF937 domain-containing protein: MAGLDDLFAQIPVADIASKLGADEGEVNAAIKTLVPALVGGVAENVQADNIDSSDLESAVSAQGVSGLLDGGVAVDQVDAEEGNQIVSKIFGGNDSNQVASALAGTGAAGGDLIKKLLPILAPIVLAYIGKQFAQKNAAPAGEAQASGGGLGDILGSILGGATGGGAANNPLGSILGSVLGGGGSQGNAIGEILGGLLGGKK; this comes from the coding sequence ATGGCCGGTCTCGATGATCTGTTCGCGCAGATCCCGGTGGCGGATATTGCAAGCAAGCTCGGTGCCGATGAAGGCGAGGTGAACGCCGCCATCAAGACCCTGGTTCCTGCGCTCGTCGGCGGAGTGGCTGAGAACGTACAGGCTGACAACATCGACTCCAGTGACCTCGAGTCGGCGGTCAGCGCACAGGGCGTCAGCGGCCTCCTCGACGGCGGCGTGGCCGTCGACCAGGTCGACGCCGAAGAAGGCAACCAGATCGTCTCGAAGATCTTCGGCGGCAACGACAGCAATCAGGTCGCGTCGGCGTTGGCGGGTACGGGCGCTGCCGGCGGCGATCTGATCAAGAAGCTGCTGCCGATCCTGGCGCCGATCGTGCTGGCCTACATCGGCAAGCAGTTCGCCCAGAAGAACGCCGCACCCGCGGGCGAGGCTCAGGCTTCCGGCGGCGGGCTCGGGGACATCCTCGGCAGCATCCTGGGCGGCGCGACCGGCGGCGGTGCCGCGAACAACCCGCTCGGCAGCATCCTGGGCAGCGTGCTCGGCGGCGGTGGCAGCCAGGGCAACGCCATCGGAGAGATCCTCGGCGGTCTGCTCGGCGGCAAGAAGTAG